A window from Kluyveromyces lactis strain NRRL Y-1140 chromosome E complete sequence encodes these proteins:
- a CDS encoding 60S ribosomal protein eL24 (similar to uniprot|P04449 Saccharomyces cerevisiae YGL031C RPL24A and to uniprot|P24000 Saccharomyces cerevisiae YGR148C RPL24B) translates to MKVEIDSFSGAKIYPGRGTLFVRGDSKIFRFQSSKSASLFHQRKNPRRIAWTVLYRRHHKKGITEEVARKRTRKSVKAQRAVVGASLELIKERRSLKPEVRKAQRDEKKKADKEKKKADKAARKSEKAKLAAAQGSKVSKQQAKGAFQKVAATSR, encoded by the coding sequence ATGAAGGTCGAAATTGATTCCTTTTCCGGTGCTAAGATTTACCCAGGTAGAGGTACCTTGTTTGTCCGTGGTGACTCCAAGATCTTCAGATTCCAATCTTCCAAGTCCGCTTCTTTGTTccaccaaagaaagaaccCAAGAAGAATTGCTTGGACTGTCTTGTACAGAAGACACCACAAGAAGGGTATCACTGAAGAAGTTGCCAGAAAGAGAACTAGAAAGTCCGTCAAGGCTCAAAGAGCTGTTGTCGGTGcttctttggaattgatcAAGGAAAGAAGATCTTTGAAGCCAGAAGTTAGAAAGGCCCAAAGAGacgaaaagaagaaggctgacaaggaaaagaagaaggctgACAAGGCTGCAAGAAAGTCCGAAAAGGCTAAGTTGGCTGCTGCTCAAGGTTCTAAGGTCTCTAAGCAACAAGCTAAGGGTGCCTTCCAAAAGGTTGCTGCTACTTCCCGTTAA
- a CDS encoding urate oxidase (similar to uniprot|P78609 Pichia jadinii Uricase) codes for MSTYSYLADSTYGKDNVKFLKVKKSKTDPKVHEVMECNVQVLLKGDFEVSYTEADNTPIVPTDTVKNTILVHARKFDTWPIEKFAANLALHFTGKYAHVSGITVKIIQDRWIKYDVDNKESYHSFIHQGPEKKICFLDYDKKNGSSSYTLVTSIKDLTVLKSTGSMFYGYNVCEYTTLKPTTDRILSTDIFASLTWNSAKLGSLETLEAGKKDDIFNQYYASARDITLDIFAKENSPSVQATMYNMATAILKVAPEVEHVSYELPNKHYILFDLKWFKGLDNNNELFYPSPDPNGLIKCTVGRNQAKL; via the coding sequence ATGTCAACCTACTCATACTTAGCTGATTCCACCTACGGTAAGGACAATGTCAAGTTTTTAAAAGTAAAGAAGTCAAAGACTGATCCAAAAGTTCATGAAGTTATGGAATGTAACGTCCAAGTGTTATTGAAGGGTGACTTTGAAGTTTCTTACACAGAGGCAGATAACACTCCTATTGTTCCAACTGACACTGTCAAGAACACCATCTTAGTTCATGCTAGAAAATTTGATACTTGGCctattgaaaagtttgCTGCTAATTTAGCATTGCATTTCACTGGCAAATACGCTCATGTTTCGGGTATTACCGTCAAGATCATTCAAGATCGTTGGATAAAGTATGACGTTGATAACAAAGAGAGTTATCACTCCTTCATTCACCAGGGtccagaaaagaagatttgttTCCTAGACTATGACAAGAAGAACGGCAGCAGCAGTTATACTTTAGTGACATCTATTAAGGATCTAACCGTGTTGAAATCTACCGGATCAATGTTCTACGGATACAATGTTTGTGAATACACCACTTTGAAACCAACTACTGACAGAATCTTGTCAACAGATATCTTTGCCTCATTGACCTGGAATTCAGCAAAACTTGGTTCTTTGGAAACCTTGGAAGCTGGTAAGAAGGATGACATTTTCAACCAATACTATGCATCTGCTCGTGATATAACATTGGACATCTTCGCCAAAGAGAACTCTCCATCCGTGCAAGCAACAATGTACAATATGGCTACCGCTATTTTGAAGGTGGCACCTGAAGTTGAGCACGTCAGTTACGAGTTGCCAAACAAACATTACATCTTGTTCGATTTGAAATGGTTTAAGGGCTTGGATAACAACAATGAATTGTTCTACCCATCTCCTGATCCAAACGGGTTGATCAAGTGCACCGTTGGCCGTAATCAAGCCAAGCTATAG
- the NAT2 gene encoding Nat2p (similar to gnl|GLV|CAGL0E03003g Candida glabrata CAGL0E03003g and weakly similar to YGR147C uniprot|P37293 Saccharomyces cerevisiae YGR147C NAT2 N alpha-acetyl-transferase transfers acetyl group from acetyl coenzyme A to the N-terminal methionine residues of proteins), which yields MFKFTTRIGLKTGPKYGFNPIIRRAYAQNLKGKATVKEPTGLKKLIKQYGWSALGVYLGLSCIDLPICFLAVHSLGEETIKVYINRVKQLANYGKDEQELRNEIREKQNREELDRQSGAQDKSVWENFKESTLLTEILIAYGIHKSLIFIRVPITAAITPSVVKVLRRFGFSADKFNKGFKTMADGAKIRNKTGKPDDFIKNGSVPKSEFSKGKKWFNGMM from the coding sequence ATGTTCAAGTTTACTACTAGAATTGGGCTTAAAACTGGGCCAAAATATGGATTTAATCCAATCATAAGAAGAGCTTATGCGCAGAATTTGAAGGGTAAAGCTACTGTTAAAGAGCCAActggtttgaagaaattaataaAACAGTACGGATGGTCTGCTTTAGGTGTTTATTTGGGATTATCGTGTATTGATTTACCGATTTGCTTCCTTGCAGTACACTCTTTAGGGGAAGAGACAATCAAAGTTTACATCAATCGAGTCAAGCAATTAGCAAACTACGGTAAGGACGAACAAGAGTTGCGGAATGAGATTAGAGAAAAGCAGAACCGAGAGGAGTTGGACAGGCAAAGTGGTGCTCAAGACAAAAGCGTGTGGgagaatttcaaagaaagtacTCTTCTGACGGAGATTTTGATCGCTTATGGGATCCATAAATCCTTGATATTTATTAGGGTGCCAATTACCGCTGCTATAACTCCAAGCGTGGTGAAGGTTTTGCGTAGGTTTGGGTTCTCAGCtgataaattcaataagGGGTTTAAGACCATGGCCGATGGTGCAAAGATTAGAAACAAGACCGGCAAACCCGATGATTTCATTAAGAATGGATCAGTCCCCAAATCGGAGTtttcaaaaggaaagaaatggtTCAACGGTATGATGTGA
- the AGA2 gene encoding Aga2p (conserved hypothetical protein), translating into MHSPTLYISLAILTLSIFVNTQSVSTYFSTSCETIPEPFLETTPISTRTRTMTSNGETFIGITEVYQSITYVSDCVTDDYDEYTSTLVIW; encoded by the coding sequence ATGCACTCACCAACACTTTACATTTCCCTCGCTATTCTAACTCTGTCCATTTTCGTAAACACACAGAGTGTAAGCACTTACTTCTCAACATCCTGTGAAACAATTCCGGAGCCATTTTTAGAGACAACTCCGATCTctacaagaacaagaacaatgACTTCCAACGGAGAAACTTTCATCGGAATCACTGAAGTATACCAATCTATTACATATGTTTCTGATTGTGTTACCGATGATTATGACGAATACACATCAACGCTTGTTATCTGGTGA
- the GPC1 gene encoding glycerophosphocholine acyltransferase (similar to uniprot|P48236 Saccharomyces cerevisiae YGR149W Hypothetical ORF) → MTDQQSFRTRLATFIEFLDPIASTVQSYSQPSKQFIKQKLTNGKQKLQFRDQEISPQLANFKQKTLKKLKTIDKPLQSIFFQNSSTLEKSFYPFTLFNIFLIGFLIGRYPQYFHIYYTAMLCLLMPVRFYTYYKTNNHYFLADLCYFVNAMCLLFIWVLPSSTHLYQSCFAFTFGTLSFAIITWRNSLVIHSVDKITSCFIHIMPPLTLYCITHAITEQFKLQRFPAAAMKNSKSWNLKTNVFYTSIYYLIWQSLYHYFITLRKKQKIKSGQRMTSFEYLTSHQYKNSWVVKLPPPQPMILYTLFQYCYQLVTMILCVIWLNNSIAAAGFLIFIFLHAAKNGASYYVDYYGKKFEKEVDKLRIQVETLEKQLSNKGSSSSVALDESDSASIASNQSDELTWEMKIPTT, encoded by the coding sequence ATGACTGACCAACAGTCTTTTAGAACTCGGTTGGCCACGTTCATTGAGTTTTTGGACCCTATCGCATCGACTGTCCAATCCTACAGCCAGCCCTCGAAACAATTCATCAAACAGAAATTAACCAATGGTAAACAGAAGCTCCAGTTTAGAGATCAGGAAATTTCGCCTCAGTTGGCCAATTTCAAGCAGAAgacgttgaagaagttaaaAACTATTGATAAGCCCTTACAatcaattttctttcaaaatagCTCAACACTTGAAAAATCGTTTTATCCATTcactttgttcaatataTTCCTGATCGGGTTCCTCATCGGTAGGTACCCTCAATATTTCCACATTTACTACACTGCTATGCTATGTTTGTTGATGCCGGTGCGATTTTACACTTACTACAAGACGAATAATCATTACTTCCTGGCAGATTTATGTTATTTCGTTAATGCGATGTGCTTGTTATTTATTTGGGTACTGCCATCATCTACACATTTGTACCAGTCATGTTTTGCCTTCACTTTTGGTACTTTGTCCTTCGCCATAATCACGTGGCGGAACTCTCTTGTCATTCATTCGGTGGATAAAATCACATCCTGTTTCATCCATATCATGCCTCCATTGACATTGTATTGCATAACGCATGCAATCACtgaacaattcaaattgCAAAGATTCCCAGCTGctgcaatgaaaaattccaaatcttggaatttgaagacTAATGTGTTCTACACTTCGATTTACTATCTAATATGGCAATCGTTGTACCATTACTTTATCActttgagaaagaagcaaaagatcaaatcagGGCAGCGAATGACTAGTTTCGAGTATTTGACCTCTCATCAGTATAAGAACTCATGGGTTGTTAAGTTACCACCACCACAACCGATGATACTTTACACATTATTCCAATACTGTTACCAGTTGGTGACTATGATCCTTTGTGTGATATGGCTCAACAATAGTATTGCAGCTGCTGGCTTCCTGATATTCATCTTCCTTCATGCGGCAAAGAACGGTGCTAGTTATTATGTCGATTATTACGGTAAGAAGTTTGAGAAAGAGGTTGACAAATTGAGAATTCAAGTAGAAACGTTGGAGAAACAATTGAGCAATAAAGGCTCTAGCTCCTCAGTAGCACTGGATGAATCGGATTCCGCCAGTATTGCTTCGAATCAAAGCGATGAGTTAACATGGGAGATGAAAATTCCAACCACCTAA
- the CCM1 gene encoding Ccm1p (similar to uniprot|P48237 Saccharomyces cerevisiae YGR150C Hypothetical ORF), with protein sequence MLSLGKNGKTSSTLVRNARRSVIMPASRDVRSRKRRARSVTDTKDVLDLDSIDFTNEKEVQFKVNQLKEFTRNLREQIKYTDELKRKHVIEEEETKSVDPEMHDFDSDAGVILSSLNDKVAGPGAEQNLSTLLLSDKADTSLLPERLSERIKDKDLILRCLFDKRNRDFNPIVTELYHSEQRLKGLGIQFIYSKILSKFDKLSFTSLSQLDEMIMESVGNDSSRLNGNLYEHLMLSFSRVTSPSAQGKLEVCGKLRELTERMDATLSKKSFQPTQYMLNACIFAASKAMSWEYMDFFLKKFTSTYDMQPNRKNYTTVISFYTKMEHYKKAWQLFDSLKFLSLEHKPDTKVYNLMLEVCQKEKNYARSLDIFQEMDDLNVTKDLKTYLNAAKSLALSSADNVTSEGKADSLRLMSWKYIHKIHDDPKLSKQLTENPRNNMLLLETMMVLSAYDGDVGFARALYYKYTNALFKAHFYEFKKYHKDTDPVDYIRIWKKSLSAQMFNWLMLSYSKFKKSRLPVLLGYPEGSSLRRSMIYSVDYSGRDSSYENSNIQLPMLPMTELNDAELTINESKALWRFNLEFGGNYDIRELPEGMQTVKDIENIVKCAKTVNEFKLQISQRLLEWKNRYVNHKILNMKSLITFLTIPIRLHEPNEFKLRLQEFTFQAFEFNERVEYQFKKSKTNELESPVLSKDFNTTDSNALVDNGIIPSEFLLYLVSMKHKLATNCAIYEVSMKAAIAFHDYELAMTTWKNRGKFRMTDAFQKLTPGERQQSDATFAQLMVEYFTNEKMYQDALSIILSSLKTVNWQYSMVKSLHRALLAIEDENSAARLLSVVNRKSKIVELEEEIKSLDL encoded by the coding sequence ATGCTTTCACTTGGAAAGAATGGTAAGACTTCGTCAACACTGGTACGAAATGCGCGAAGGAGTGTGATCATGCCAGCTAGCAGAGATGTTAGATCTCGTAAGAGACGGGCGAGATCTGTCACTGATACGAAAGATGTGTTAGATTTGGATTCAATCGATTTCACTAATGAGAAGGAAGTTCAGTTCAAGGTTAATCAGTTGAAAGAGTTCACCAGAAATCTTCGAGAACAGATCAAGTACACTGATGAGCTAAAGCGTAAGCATGTTATAGAAGAGGAGGAGACAAAATCGGTAGATCCCGAGATGCATGATTTTGACAGCGATGCTGGAGTTATTTTAAGTTCATTGAACGATAAGGTAGCGGGCCCTGGGGCAGAACAGAatctttcaactctttTGTTATCAGATAAAGCTGATACATCGTTACTACCCGAGCGATTATCAGAGAGGATAAAGGACAAGGACCTCATTTTGAGGTGTTTGTTTGATAAGAGGAATAGGGATTTTAATCCGATAGTAACAGAACTATACCATTCAGAACAGAGACTAAAGGGTTTAGGAATCCAATTTATTTATTCCAAGATTCTTTCGAAATTCGATAAACTTTCCTTTACGAGCTTATCCCAATTGGATGAGATGATAATGGAAAGCGTTGGGAATGACTCCTCGCGGTTAAATGGTAACTTATACGAGCATCTCATGTTGTCTTTTTCTCGGGTTACATCACCATCAGCACAGGGCAAATTGGAAGTATGTGGTAAACTTCGAGAGTTAACAGAGAGAATGGATGCTACATTATCGAAGAAAAGTTTCCAGCCAACACAGTATATGCTAAATGCTTGTATATTTGCAGCTTCAAAAGCCATGAGCTGGGAGTATATGgacttttttttaaagaaattcaCCTCGACGTATGATATGCAACCTAACAGAAAGAACTATACGACAgtcatttctttctataCCAAGATGGAACACTATAAGAAAGCTTGGCAACTCTTTGACTCTCTTAAATTTTTGTCCCTAGAACACAAACCAGATACTAAGGTCTACAACTTGATGCTCGAAGTGTGTCAAAAGGAGAAGAATTACGCAAGATCATTAgatattttccaagaaatggACGATTTGAACGTCACAAAGGACCTAAAGACTTATCTTAACGCAGCTAAATCCTTAGCATTGTCAAGTGCTGACAACGTAACAAGTGAAGGTAAAGCAGATTCATTAAGGTTAATGAGTTGGAAGTACATCCATAAGATTCATGATGATCCTAAATTATCCAAACAGCTAACCGAAAATCCACGCAACAACATGCTGCTGCTAGAGACAATGATGGTTTTATCAGCTTATGATGGTGACGTCGGATTTGCTCGTGCGTTGTACTATAAATATACGAACGCATTGTTCAAAGCACACTTCTatgaattcaaaaagtATCACAAAGATACCGATCCAGTTGATTATATTCGcatttggaagaaatctCTTTCCGCACAAATGTTTAACTGGCTAATGTTATCGTACTctaaattcaaaaagtcTCGACTACCAGTATTATTAGGATATCCAGAAGGTTCAAGCTTGAGACGTAGCATGATTTATTCAGTTGACTATTCGGGACGAGATTCCTCCTATGagaattcaaatattcaattACCTATGCTTCCTATGACTGAGCTTAATGATGCAGAATTAACTATAAATGAATCAAAAGCCTTATGGAGATTTAATTTAGAGTTTGGCGGAAATTATGACATTAGAGAATTACCAGAAGGTATGCAGACAGTGAAAGATATAGAGAATATTGTCAAATGTGCAAAAACTGTTAATGAATTCAAGCTGCAGATTTCGCAGCGTTTATTGGAATGGAAAAACAGATATGTCAATCACAAGATTCTCAAtatgaaatctttgataacTTTCCTCACGATACCTATTAGGCTTCATGAACCCAATGAGTTCAAATTGAGGTTACAGGAATTCACATTCCAAGCGTTCGAATTCAACGAAAGGGTGGaatatcaattcaaaaaatcaaaaacgAACGAACTGGAATCACCTGTACTCTCAAAAGATTTTAACACAACCGACAGCAATGCCTTGGTTGATAACGGTATTATACCCTCAGAATTCCTTCTATACTTGGTTTCTATGAAACACAAACTAGCCACTAATTGTGCTATCTACGAAGTGTCGATGAAAGCAGCCATAGCGTTCCATGATTACGAACTTGCTATGACAACATGGAAGAACAGAGGTAAATTCAGAATGACTGACGCTTTCCAGAAATTAACACCAGGTGAAAGACAACAAAGTGACGCAACTTTCGCTCAACTAATGGTCGAATACTTCACGAATGAAAAGATGTATCAAGACGCATTGAGTATCATTTTGTCATCTTTAAAGACGGTAAACTGGCAGTATTCTATGGTTAAGTCCCTACACAGAGCGTTGCTAGCtattgaagatgagaacTCCGCTGCAAGACTTCTGAGTGTGGTGAATCGGAAATCAAAGATAGTTGAATTGGAGGAAGAGATCAAGTCATTAGACCTTTGA
- the RPL30 gene encoding 60S ribosomal protein eL30 (highly similar to uniprot|P14120 Saccharomyces cerevisiae YGL030W RPL30 Protein component of the large (60S) ribosomal subunit), with the protein MAPAKNQENINQKLALVVKSGKYSLGYKSTVKSLRQGKAKLIIIAANTPVLRKSELEYYAMLSKTKVYYFQGGNNELGTAVGKLFRVGVVTILDAGDSDILTALA; encoded by the exons ATG GCCCCAGCTAAGAACcaagaaaacatcaacCAAAAGTTGGCTTTAGTCGTTAAGTCCGGTAAGTACTCTTTGGGTTACAAGTCTACCGTCAAGTCTTTGAGACAAGGTAAGGCTAAGTTGATCATCATCGCTGCCAACACCCCAGTCTTGAGAAAGTCTGAATTGGAATACTACGCCATGTTGTCCAAGACCAAGGTCTACTACTTCCAAGGTGGTAACAACGAATTGGGTACCGCTGTCGGTAAGTTGTTCAGAGTCGGTGTCGTTACCATTTTGGATGCCGGTGACTCCGATATCTTGACTGCTTTGGCTTAA